One region of Mus musculus strain C57BL/6J chromosome 3, GRCm38.p6 C57BL/6J genomic DNA includes:
- the S1pr1 gene encoding sphingosine 1-phosphate receptor 1 has protein sequence MVSTSIPEVKALRSSVSDYGNYDIIVRHYNYTGKLNIGAEKDHGIKLTSVVFILICCFIILENIFVLLTIWKTKKFHRPMYYFIGNLALSDLLAGVAYTANLLLSGATTYKLTPAQWFLREGSMFVALSASVFSLLAIAIERYITMLKMKLHNGSNSSRSFLLISACWVISLILGGLPIMGWNCISSLSSCSTVLPLYHKHYILFCTTVFTLLLLSIVILYCRIYSLVRTRSRRLTFRKNISKASRSSEKSLALLKTVIIVLSVFIACWAPLFILLLLDVGCKAKTCDILYKAEYFLVLAVLNSGTNPIIYTLTNKEMRRAFIRIVSCCKCPNGDSAGKFKRPIIPGMEFSRSKSDNSSHPQKDDGDNPETIMSSGNVNSSS, from the coding sequence ATGGTGTCCACTAGCATCCCGGAGGTTAAAGCTCTCCGCAGCTCAGTCTCTGACTATGGGAACTATGATATCATAGTCCGGCATTACAACTACACAGGCAAGTTGAACATCGGGGCGGAGAAGGACCATGGCATTAAACTGACTTCAGTGGTGTTCATTCTCATCTGCTGCTTCATCATCCTAGAGAATATATTTGTCTTGCTAACTATTTGGAAAACCAAGAAGTTCCACCGGCCCATGTACTATTTCATAGGCAACCTAGCCCTCTCGGACCTATTAGCAGGCGTGGCTTACACAGCTAACCTGCTGTTGTCTGGGGCCACCACTTACAAGCTCACACCTGCCCAGTGGTTTCTGCGGGAAGGGAGTATGTTTGTGGCTCTCTctgcatcagtcttcagcctccTTGCCATCGCCATTGAGCGCTACATCACCATGCTGAAGATGAAACTACACAACGGGAGCAACAGCTCGCGCTCCTTTCTGCTGATCAGCGCCTGCTGGGTCATCTCCCTCATCCTGGGGGGCCTGCCCATCATGGGCTGGAACTGCATCAGCTCGCTGTCTAGCTGCTCCACCGTGCTCCCGCTCTACCACAAGCACTATATTCTCTTCTGCACCACCGTCTTCACTCTGCTCCTGCTTTCCATCGTCATCCTCTACTGCAGGATCTACTCCTTGGTCAGGACTCGAAGCCGCCGCCTGACCTTCCGCAAGAACATCTCCAAGGCCAGTCGCAGTTCTGAGAAGTCTCTGGCCTTGCTGAAGACGGTGATCATTGTCCTGAGTGTCTTCATTGCCTGCTGGGCCCCTCTCTTCATCCTACTACTGTTAGATGTGGGCTGCAAGGCGAAGACCTGTGACATCCTGTACAAAGCAGAGTACTTCCTGGTTCTGGCTGTGCTGAACTCAGGTACCAACCCCATCATCTACACTCTGACCAACAAGGAGATGCGCCGGGCCTTCATCCGGATCGTATCTTGTTGCAAATGCCCCAacggagactctgctggcaaatTCAAGAGGCCCATCATCCCAGGCATGGAATTTAGCCGCAGCAaatcagacaactcctctcaccCCCAGAAGGACGATGGGGACAACCCAGAGACCATTATGTCGTCTGGAAACGTCAATTCTTCTTCCTAA